From a region of the Novipirellula artificiosorum genome:
- a CDS encoding HAD-IIB family hydrolase, with protein sequence MSNIQKTLEAKNKRFGLLDREDGLKITLISLHGLIRAKDAELGRDADTGGQITYVLELARELASQPHVREVELLTRQIIDSKISSDYARLEEPLSENAKIVRIPFGPKRYLKKEALWPYIELFIDQALMHFRRTGIPDILHGHYADAGLAGSQLSRLLHVPFIFTGHSLGRVKRQRLSIGKNNLESLDRRYKFTLRTEAEEIALETASMVVTSTSQEVHQQYELYDHYVPERMEVIPPGVDLSRFSPAGDDWQRPKIADALDPFLRDPDKPMVLTMARPDERKNLAKLVEVYGESEQLQQLANLVLVMGTRQDIRELPKAQQRIINDVLHLIDKYDLYGKVAYPKMHTPSDVPDLYRLAAKGKGVFINPALTEPFGLTLLEAGATGLPIVATNDGGPRDIIANCDNGLLIDPLDSEMIEKALLRTLTEPDQWQAWSSAGIHGTREHYSWSHHAKRYLRDLDDILEHASVPALVSAPRARRLPEFDRLIVTDLDNTLTGDNDALAEFARILDDNDHIGFAIATGRRLDSALELIGELGLPRPDVIDTDAGTQLHYGDKLTPDRSWQKQIGYAWKPAEIHAALDNLPGFFLQEDQHQSEFKISYEIDTEIAPSTTRIKKQLREAGLRAKVILSLGMYLDIIPVRGGSEMAIRHLMWKWGFSTENVLVAGDSGNDAGMLLGRTLGVVVGNYSPELDRLRNHPRIYFAEQPHARGIIEGINYYHFLDNIVIPNDQIEP encoded by the coding sequence ATGAGTAACATCCAAAAGACCCTCGAGGCGAAGAATAAACGGTTTGGACTTCTTGATCGTGAGGACGGTCTTAAGATCACACTGATCAGTTTGCATGGTTTGATTCGTGCCAAAGATGCCGAGCTTGGACGCGATGCGGACACGGGGGGCCAGATCACCTATGTGTTGGAACTGGCTCGTGAGCTGGCCTCGCAGCCTCATGTGCGCGAAGTCGAATTGTTGACGCGCCAGATCATCGATTCCAAAATCTCGAGCGATTATGCACGGCTTGAGGAACCGCTGAGTGAGAACGCCAAGATCGTCCGTATTCCGTTTGGTCCGAAACGCTACTTGAAGAAGGAGGCGCTTTGGCCCTACATCGAACTCTTTATCGATCAAGCCCTGATGCATTTTCGCCGTACGGGCATTCCGGACATCTTGCACGGCCATTATGCCGACGCCGGGTTGGCAGGGTCTCAATTGTCGCGATTGTTGCACGTTCCGTTTATTTTTACGGGCCATTCGCTCGGTCGAGTCAAGCGGCAACGGTTATCGATTGGCAAGAACAATTTGGAGTCACTCGACCGGCGCTACAAGTTCACGCTGCGAACCGAGGCCGAAGAGATTGCCTTGGAAACGGCGTCGATGGTGGTGACGAGCACGTCGCAAGAAGTCCATCAGCAGTACGAACTCTACGACCATTATGTACCGGAGCGGATGGAAGTGATTCCGCCGGGCGTGGATCTATCGCGGTTTTCCCCGGCGGGTGACGATTGGCAGCGACCGAAGATCGCGGACGCACTGGATCCCTTTCTGCGTGATCCAGACAAGCCGATGGTCTTGACGATGGCGCGGCCGGACGAGCGAAAGAACTTGGCAAAGTTGGTTGAAGTCTACGGCGAAAGCGAGCAGCTTCAGCAGTTAGCGAACTTGGTGCTTGTGATGGGGACGCGCCAGGACATCCGTGAATTGCCCAAGGCTCAACAACGCATCATCAACGATGTGCTGCACCTGATCGACAAGTACGACTTGTACGGAAAAGTTGCCTACCCCAAGATGCACACGCCGAGTGATGTCCCCGACTTGTATCGTTTGGCAGCCAAGGGAAAGGGGGTCTTTATCAACCCCGCGTTGACGGAACCGTTCGGCTTGACACTTTTAGAAGCGGGTGCAACGGGGCTTCCGATTGTGGCGACCAACGATGGTGGGCCTCGTGACATTATCGCCAATTGCGACAATGGGCTACTGATCGATCCGCTCGACAGTGAGATGATCGAAAAGGCGCTGCTGCGAACCTTGACGGAACCGGATCAGTGGCAAGCGTGGTCCTCCGCCGGCATCCACGGGACTCGCGAGCATTACTCTTGGAGCCATCATGCCAAACGGTACCTCCGCGACCTCGACGACATCCTTGAACATGCATCGGTCCCCGCCTTGGTCAGCGCGCCGCGGGCAAGACGATTGCCTGAATTTGATCGCTTGATTGTCACCGATTTGGATAACACCTTGACGGGCGATAATGATGCGCTGGCGGAATTTGCCAGAATCTTGGATGACAACGATCACATCGGTTTTGCGATCGCGACCGGACGTCGGCTCGACAGCGCCTTAGAGTTGATTGGCGAACTCGGCTTGCCTCGACCGGACGTGATCGACACCGACGCAGGAACGCAATTGCACTATGGTGACAAATTGACGCCTGACCGCAGTTGGCAGAAGCAGATTGGGTACGCCTGGAAACCGGCGGAGATTCATGCAGCGCTCGACAACCTGCCCGGCTTCTTTTTGCAGGAAGACCAACATCAATCGGAATTCAAAATCAGCTACGAGATTGATACCGAGATTGCTCCCAGCACGACTCGCATCAAGAAACAGCTGCGCGAGGCGGGTTTACGTGCTAAGGTTATTTTGTCGCTCGGAATGTATTTGGACATCATTCCGGTTCGGGGCGGCAGCGAGATGGCAATCCGGCATTTGATGTGGAAATGGGGTTTTTCGACCGAAAACGTGTTGGTCGCTGGCGACAGCGGCAATGACGCGGGGATGCTACTCGGGCGAACGCTTGGCGTGGTCGTTGGAAACTACAGCCCCGAATTGGATCGACTTCGCAATCATCCGCGGATTTATTTCGCCGAGCAACCTCATGCTCGCGGGATCATCGAAGGCATCAACTACTACCATTTCTTAGACAACATCGTCATTCCCAATGATCAGATCGAACCTTAG